The following are encoded in a window of Phaseolus vulgaris cultivar G19833 chromosome 3, P. vulgaris v2.0, whole genome shotgun sequence genomic DNA:
- the LOC137808121 gene encoding GATA transcription factor 26, whose product MGKQGPCYHCGVTSTPLWRNGPPEKPVLCNACGSRWRTKGTLANYTPLHARAENVDYEDQKVSRVKSISLNKNKEVKLVKRKHNYDIAASGGFIPDFNQGHRKVVDEDTSNRSSSGSAVSNSESCAQFGGTDASDLTGPAQSVVWDAMVPSKKRTCSGRPKPSSVEKLTRDLCTILHEQQSYFSASSEEDLLFESDTPMVSVEIGHGSILIRHPSSITRDEESEASSLSVDNKQCLMNEAYSFSSTIPLYNSDHIGMNFSSHGVEKIKSSAGQIMQQEKLERDKSQLEKLQVPGNHNSLLCSIDLNDVVNYEEFMRNLTNEEQQQLLKYLPVVDTAKFTDSLKNMFSSFQFKENLIYFQQLLGEGVFDISLLGKKPEEWKTLKRLVLSNMSKSKWVEQYNFLKKCEKEAGKTIGLGSTAMESSNVTNGKRMREHDSQNPKFSEMKTTMRSPKRVIIKPICEGKEVVEEGSSFSPKSLFALPHGVGDLHVLDSFNYVGESSEDLLLDVPSNSSFPQAELLLPTLSYGAKVCTTSSSIHSTVTHP is encoded by the exons ATGGGCAAGCAAGGGCCTTGCTATCACTGTGGAGTTACAA GCACACCACTTTGGCGTAATGGGCCACCTGAGAAGCCTGTACTATGCAATGCATGTGGATCTCGATGGAGGactaaaggaacacttgcaaatTATACCCCTTTGCATGCACGGGCAGAAAATGTTGATTATGAGGATCAAAAGGTTTCCAGGGTAAAAAGCATATCATTAAATAAGAACAAAGAAGTGAAATTGGTCAAGCGAAAGCATAATTATGATATTGCTGCATCTGGAGGGTTCATTCCAGATTTTAATCAAGGACACCGAAAGGTTGTGGATGAAGATACAAGCAATAGATCAAGCTCAGGGTCTGCTGTCTCTAACTCGGAGAGCTGTGCTCAATTTGGTGGCACAGATGCTAGTGATTTGACAG GCCCTGCTCAGTCAGTGGTCTGGGATGCCATGGTGCCTTCTAAAAAGAGGACATGTTCAGGTCGTCCAAAGCCTTCATCTGTTGAGAAGCTCACAAGAGACCTGTGTACTATTCTTCATGAACAACAGTCTTATTTCTCTGCATCTTCTGAAGAGGATCTTCTTTTTGAAAGTGACACACCAATGGTCTCTGTTGAGATAGGACATGGAAGCATTCTCATCAGGCATCCTAGCTCTATAACTCGTGATGAAGAGTCTGAGGCTAGCTCTCTTTCAGTTGATAATAAACAATGCCTAATGAATGAAGCATATTCATTCTCTAGTACGATTCCTTTGTATAATAGTGATCACATTGGCATGAACTTCTCATCTCATGGAGTTGAAAAGATCAAAAGCTCTGCTGGCCAAATCATGCAACAAGAGAAACTTGAAAG GGACAAGTCTCAGCTTGAAAAACTACAAGTTCCTGGAAATCACAATTCACTGTTGTGCTCAATAGATTTAAAT GATGTAGTGAATTACGAGGAGTTTATGAGGAACTTGACAAATGAAGAGCAGCAGCAATTACTGAAGTATCTCCCTGTGGTTGATACCGCTAAATTTACTGATAG CCTTAAAAACATGTTCAGTAGCTTCCAATTCAAGGAGAACTTGATTTATTTTCAGCAACTTCTTGGGGAAGGTGTCTTTGACATCTCTTTGTTGGGGAAAAAACCTGAAGAATGGAAGACATTGAAAAGGCTTGTGTTATCTAATATGTCAAAGTCAAAATGGGTTGAACAGTATAATTTTCTCAAG AAATGCGAAAAAGAAGCTGGAAAAACTATTGGTCTGGGATCTACTGCTATGGAATCAAGTAATGTTACAAATGGCAAGAGAATGCGTGAGCATGACAGCCAAAATCCAAAATTTTCAG AAATGAAGACAACAATGAGGAGCCCCAAAAGGGTGATCATAAAGCCTATCTGTGAAGGCAAAGAAGTTGTAGAAGAAGGCTCAAGCTTCAGCCCAAAAAGCCTATTTGCTTTGCCCCATGGTGTTGGTGACTTGCACGTGCTGGATTCTTTTAACTATGTTGGTGAGAGTTCTGAGGATCTGCTGTTAGATGTGCCTTCTAACAGTTCTTTTCCGCAGGCAGAGCTCCTGCTCCCAACTTTAAGCTATGGTGCTAAGGTCTGCACCACTAGTAGCTCAATACACTCAACTGTTACGCATCCTTAA
- the LOC137808122 gene encoding expansin-like B1, which yields MELGFKHQLGLVCVILLFPALCNCNEYFTNSRATYYGTSDGNGTPTGACGFGEYGRKMNWYDGRVAGVSGLWRNGAGCGTCYQVKCKIAELCDVKGAYLVATDQGYGDRTDFVMSPNAFSRLGGNKNASAELKKYGTVDIEYRRVPCTYIGNVLFHIKESSSNPGYLAVVILNVNGKYDVNAVEMWQKGKERWEALRRVYGAVFDFANPPRGEILLRFQVGVKWMIPNIAIPANWKPGATYDTKLQLY from the exons ATGGAACTGGGTTTTAAGCACCAACTTGGCCTTGTTTGTGTCATACTGCTCTTCCCTGCACTGTGTAACTGCAATGAATATTTCACCAATTCAAGAGCAACCTATTATGGCACCTCTGATGGCAACGGTACTCCAA CTGGAGCTTGTGGATTCGGGGAGTATGGAAGGAAGATGAATTGGTATGATGGAAGAGTCGCAGGGGTCTCTGGGCTATGGAGGAATGGAGCTGGTTGTGGTACGTGTTATCAG GTAAAGTGCAAAATAGCAGAACTGTGCGATGTGAAAGGAGCATACCTGGTGGCAACAGACCAGGGTTATGGAGACAGAACAGATTTCGTGATGAGCCCAAACGCCTTCTCAAGATTGGGAGGCAATAAAAATGCATCTGCAGAGCTTAAGAAATATGGTACAGTGGATATTGAATACAGGAGGGTTCCATGTACCTACATCGGCAACGTCTTGTTTCACATAAAGGAAAGTAGCAGCAACCCTGGTTACTTGGCTGTTGTGATTCTGAATGTAAATGGAAAATACGATGTCAATGCTGTTGAAATGTGGCAG AAAGGGAAAGAACGATGGGAAGCCTTGCGCAGGGTCTATGGGGCAGTGTTTGACTTTGCTAATCCACCAAGAGGTGAAATCCTATTGAGGTTTCAAGTGGGTGTTAAATGGATGATACCAAACATCGCTATCCCTGCTAATTGGAAGCCTGGAGCAACTTATGACACCAAACTTCAGCTTTACTAG
- the LOC137808123 gene encoding expansin-like B1 produces the protein MELSFKHQLPLLSLILFLPALCTSQDTFTCSRATYYGSPDCYGNPKGACGFGEYGRTVNDGSVAGVSRLWRNGSGCGACYQARCKIPQYCDENGAFVVVTDYGEGDRTDFIMSPRAFSRLGRNADASAELFKYGVVDIEYRRVPCSYSGYNVVFKVHEHSRNPDYFAVVVLYVGGTYDVTAVELFQQECQEWKALRRASGAMFDYSNPPSGKIYLRFQVSDSAGIYWVQSRNAVSSDWTAGATYDTMVQLN, from the exons ATGGAACTTAGTTTTAAGCACCAACTTCCCCTTCTTTCTCTCATACTATTTCTACCTGCACTCTGTACGTCACAGGACACTTTTACCTGCTCCAGAGCAACATATTATGGTAGCCCTGATTGCTATGGGAATCCAA AGGGAGCTTGTGGCTTTGGCGAATATGGAAGAACGGTGAATGATGGAAGTGTGGCAGGAGTGTCTAGGCTGTGGAGGAATGGAAGCGGCTGTGGAGCATGCTATCAG GCAAGGTGCAAGATACCCCAATATTGCGATGAAAATGGAGCATTCGTGGTGGTAACAGATTATGGCGAGGGAGACAGAACAGACTTCATCATGAGCCCACGCGCCTTCTCGAGATTGGGACGCAACGCAGATGCATCTGCAGAGTTGTTCAAATATGGTGTAGTGGATATTGAATACAGAAGGGTCCCGTGTAGTTATTCTGGCTACAATGTCGTGTTTAAGGTCCATGAACACAGCAGAAACCCTGACTACTTTGCTGTCGTGGTTCTCTATGTTGGTGGAACATACGATGTCACTGCTGTTGAGTTGTTTCAG CAAGAGTGCCAGGAATGGAAGGCATTGCGCAgggcctctggggcaatgtttGACTATAGCAACCCACCAAGTGGTAAAATCTACTTGAGGTTCCAAGTTAGTGACAGTGCAGGAATTTATTGGGTTCAGTCCAGGAATGCTGTCTCTAGTGATTGGACGGCCGGAGCAACATATGACACCATGGTGCAGCttaattag